A stretch of the Papaver somniferum cultivar HN1 chromosome 6, ASM357369v1, whole genome shotgun sequence genome encodes the following:
- the LOC113285854 gene encoding WAT1-related protein At1g25270-like isoform X1 yields the protein MGYSSKFCRRLNGVKPALVMVVVQIVFAGMNVFYKLAMNDGMNMMILVAYRSLFATAFVLPLAFFFERKIIPKLTWTIVFQAFLCGLFGNTLAQNFYVASMHLTSASFTAAMANLIPAMTFIMAILCGFEVLGFGNVAGKAKVLGTLIGISGAMLLTFYKGVEIPMWSTHALHIHHDDHGGQVSTSGKRVLGSLLAVGSCLCYATWLMVQTKMSEKIQCYYSSTALMCGMGSIQAVGFALCMERDWTQWQLGWNIRLLASAYSGILASGLMVTLIAWCVHERGALFVSVFNPLMLVLVAIAGSILLDEKLHLGSVLGAILIVIGLYFVLWGKAKELKNMSKLVTSKSSRKSEIIQVIVTSSANETTVGNSNTVMTRSIIPSDEIQQSMGENSNNTTNSSSNTNDRLEVNPSIITIAC from the exons ATGGGGTATAGTTCTAAGTTTTGCAGAAGATTGAATGGGGTGAAACCAGCTTTGGTAATGGTGGTGGTACAGATTGTATTCGCTGGGATGAATGTGTTTTACAAGTTAGCAATGAATGATGGAATGAATATGATGATTTTAGTTGCTTATAGATCTTTGTTTGCTACCGCTTTTGTTCTTCCTCTTGCTTTCTTCTTTGAAAG GAAAATCATACCAAAATTGACATGGACTATAGTGTTCCAAGCCTTCCTTTGTGGGTTATTTGG GAATACTTTGGCTCAAAACTTTTACGTAGCGAGTATGCATTTGACATCCGCATCATTTACAGCAGCAATGGCAAATCTTATCCCAGCTATGACATTCATTATGGCTATTCTTTGCGG aTTTGAGGTGTTAGGGTTCGGAAACGTAGCAGGGAAAGCAAAGGTGTTGGGGACATTAATAGGTATTAGTGGTGCAATGTTGCTCACATTTTACAAAGGTGTCGAAATTCCGATGTGGTCGACACATGCATTGCATATCCATCATGACGATCACGGAGGACAGGTGTCGACATCTGGTAAACGTGTATTGGGTTCGTTACTGGCTGTTGGCAGTTGTTTGTGTTATGCCACCTGGTTGATGGTTCag ACCAAAATGAGTGAGAAAATTCAATGTTATTATTCAAGTACAGCATTGATGTGTGGAATGGGATCAATACAAGCTGTTGGTTTCGCTCTGTGTATGGAGAGAGATTGGACACAGTGGCAGCTTGGTTGGAATATTAGGTTACTTGCTTCTGCTTATTCG GGTATCTTGGCCTCGGGGTTAATGGTGACTTTAATTGCATGGTGTGTACATGAAAGAGGTGCACTTTTTGTATCAGTTTTCAATCCTTTGATGCTTGTGCTGGTAGCTATTGCTGGTTCTATCCTCTTAGATGAGAAGTTGCATCTTGGAAG TGTCTTAGGAGCGATACTCATAGTAATTGGTTTATACTTTGTATTATGgggaaaagctaaagaattgaAGAACATGTCAAAGCTGGTGACATCAAAAAGCTCCAGAAAATCAGAAATAATCCAAGTCATAGTTACCTCCAGTGCGAATGAGACTACCGTCGGCAACTCTAACACGGTGATGACCAGGAGCATCATCCCTTCAGATGAGATTCAACAATCTATGGGGGAAAATagtaataatacaaccaattctagtTCAAATACTAACGATAGACTAGAAGTGAATCCATCAATCATTACAATTGCCTGTTGA
- the LOC113285854 gene encoding WAT1-related protein At1g25270-like isoform X2: MGYSSKFCRRLNGVKPALVMVVVQIVFAGMNVFYKLAMNDGMNMMILVAYRSLFATAFVLPLAFFFERKIIPKLTWTIVFQAFLCGLFGNTLAQNFYVASMHLTSASFTAAMANLIPAMTFIMAILCGFEVLGFGNVAGKAKVLGTLIGISGAMLLTFYKGVEIPMWSTHALHIHHDDHGGQVSTSGKRVLGSLLAVGSCLCYATWLMVQTKMSEKIQCYYSSTALMCGMGSIQAVGFALCMERDWTQWQLGWNIRLLASAYSGILASGLMVTLIAWCVHERGALFVSVFNPLMLVLVAIAGSILLDEKLHLGS; encoded by the exons ATGGGGTATAGTTCTAAGTTTTGCAGAAGATTGAATGGGGTGAAACCAGCTTTGGTAATGGTGGTGGTACAGATTGTATTCGCTGGGATGAATGTGTTTTACAAGTTAGCAATGAATGATGGAATGAATATGATGATTTTAGTTGCTTATAGATCTTTGTTTGCTACCGCTTTTGTTCTTCCTCTTGCTTTCTTCTTTGAAAG GAAAATCATACCAAAATTGACATGGACTATAGTGTTCCAAGCCTTCCTTTGTGGGTTATTTGG GAATACTTTGGCTCAAAACTTTTACGTAGCGAGTATGCATTTGACATCCGCATCATTTACAGCAGCAATGGCAAATCTTATCCCAGCTATGACATTCATTATGGCTATTCTTTGCGG aTTTGAGGTGTTAGGGTTCGGAAACGTAGCAGGGAAAGCAAAGGTGTTGGGGACATTAATAGGTATTAGTGGTGCAATGTTGCTCACATTTTACAAAGGTGTCGAAATTCCGATGTGGTCGACACATGCATTGCATATCCATCATGACGATCACGGAGGACAGGTGTCGACATCTGGTAAACGTGTATTGGGTTCGTTACTGGCTGTTGGCAGTTGTTTGTGTTATGCCACCTGGTTGATGGTTCag ACCAAAATGAGTGAGAAAATTCAATGTTATTATTCAAGTACAGCATTGATGTGTGGAATGGGATCAATACAAGCTGTTGGTTTCGCTCTGTGTATGGAGAGAGATTGGACACAGTGGCAGCTTGGTTGGAATATTAGGTTACTTGCTTCTGCTTATTCG GGTATCTTGGCCTCGGGGTTAATGGTGACTTTAATTGCATGGTGTGTACATGAAAGAGGTGCACTTTTTGTATCAGTTTTCAATCCTTTGATGCTTGTGCTGGTAGCTATTGCTGGTTCTATCCTCTTAGATGAGAAGTTGCATCTTGGAAG ctaa